The Allochromatium vinosum DSM 180 DNA window TTCACACAGGAGTCCGTCGATCATGCCCGTCTATCTGTGCACCTGCGGAACCAGTGCCGCCAAGAAATTCTTTGGACAAACACCCCGCTTCGATGCCGCCTGGGTGACTGAACACGGCGGGGTCGAGGCGGCTTCCAAGGTCATCTACGACACCTTCCGCACCGCCCGCCTGGACGATGAAGTCGCCCTCAAGCGCGACCTCTCCGCCGAGATCCATTCGCTGGCCCGCATGGGCGTGAACGACAAGGACACCGTGGTGCTGTTCAGTTCCGAGACCGCCGACGGACAGGCCTGTGCCTGGGCCGTCAAGCGTTACCTGGAGCAGGCGCGTCCGGGGATCCTCTGCCGGATCGAGGTCGTGGCCGGTTTGCAGGTCACCGATGCCCACGTCTTCCGCACCGCCGGGGTGCTCAATTTCACCAAGGCGGTGCTGCACGAGATCGACGCCAACGGCACCGGGCAGTGCGTGCTCAACCCCACGGGCGGCTTCAAGAGCCTGGTGCCCTACACGGTGCTGATCGGGATGCTGCGCGGGGTGCCGGCCAAGTACATCTTCGAGCAATCCAGCGCCCTGATTCCGCTGCCGATGATGCCGGTGGAGTTCGCCCGCTCGCGGCTCGAACCGCTGCGCCCGCTGTTGGAGCGCATTCAGAACGAGACGGCCATCCCGCGCGCCGAGCTCGACAAGGCGCTGCCGTCGTTCGAGGAACGCGAGATTCTGGACTCCCTGTTCGAGGATGTCGGTCAGGGACAAGTCAGTCTGTCGCCGGTCGGCTTCCTGATCTGGGAAGAGCTGGAGCGGCCCACGGCCCTGGTGCCCTTCCTGTCGCGCCGGGCGCTCGATGATCTGCTCAAGATGCGCGCCACCGAGGGCACGGCCCCGGATGATTACATCACGCGCGTGGCCCGCTCTCCCGAGCAACTGGCGATCGGTAAACATGAGTCATGGAGCAAGGGACTGTTCTGGCTCAAGCGTGGCGAGCATACCCGCGACCGCTATCTGGTCTCGGTCGAAGGCTGGCGGTTGCTGGTGTGGCGGATCGTCGATCATGACGAGTACGACGACCTGCTGACCCAGAACCGCAAGACCGATGCCGGGGCGCGCG harbors:
- a CDS encoding putative CRISPR-associated protein, which encodes MPVYLCTCGTSAAKKFFGQTPRFDAAWVTEHGGVEAASKVIYDTFRTARLDDEVALKRDLSAEIHSLARMGVNDKDTVVLFSSETADGQACAWAVKRYLEQARPGILCRIEVVAGLQVTDAHVFRTAGVLNFTKAVLHEIDANGTGQCVLNPTGGFKSLVPYTVLIGMLRGVPAKYIFEQSSALIPLPMMPVEFARSRLEPLRPLLERIQNETAIPRAELDKALPSFEEREILDSLFEDVGQGQVSLSPVGFLIWEELERPTALVPFLSRRALDDLLKMRATEGTAPDDYITRVARSPEQLAIGKHESWSKGLFWLKRGEHTRDRYLVSVEGWRLLVWRIVDHDEYDDLLTQNRKTDAGARVVAERREKYAPFVRLELYED